The sequence below is a genomic window from Corythoichthys intestinalis isolate RoL2023-P3 chromosome 12, ASM3026506v1, whole genome shotgun sequence.
CTTTAGGACCTAAAATACGATATCGATTAAAAACAGATCTCACACAAAACCAGCTGCACTTTTTGGATCTGTGGTAAATATTGCGAGTTgtgcttgatttaaaaaaaaaaatcttacttgCTTTGATCTTGACTGGTATATTTCAAACAGCCTGAAAAGACAAAGACTTCCCTGGCCATATGATGGTAAAATATGAACTCACGCAGTTAGTACCACAAGCTAAGGATTATATGCTGACTCCAGTTGCCTGCGCAGAATGCAATTAATCACAAAACAGCGGGTGATCATTTAACAGCGCATGTCCTAAATCGTGTCGGTTGTTGCTGTGTTGACGTTTAAGACCACCAGATGAAGACGACCGACTCCCAACATGCTTGCCCGTGTATTTGtcacacttcaattaaaaagtaTTGAAAAGCTGACTAATTGCTTCTGGTTGGGATTAACATCTCTTCACCTCTCTGTTCAGAAAAGGGCAATAGTAATACATATTGTATAAGGCTGCTGGAAAATTTAGGGCATGTAAACATGGGAAATGTTCAAAACAGAAATGTATCTCAGTGAGTCAGCAGAAGTCTTGAAAGAGATTGCATCAGGAAGTCCCATGTAACATTTTTGCGAAGCTTCAGTGAATGTTATCACCCAACTGGGGGCCTTGCTCTTAAGATTTTTGAGTTTTTATCTTCCCGTGCAGAGGCAAGCTAGACCAAAGCATCCTGTTGTGTTCGGTAGTAGTGGCGGTCTACAGAGTCATGCCGGGAGTTGTGTTAATAGCAGCTGTACTATTAACCATTGCTCAAGTGCACACATCAGCAGTGTATGGTTGACTCAATGTGCTTCACGGGTAATAGTAGTggaagaaaaaagctttgagtaGACGTGAGAATTATCTAAATGATACTTGAGCTTATATTTTGCTTTCTTGGCAAGGTTGCCCTTCAAGTAGTCACACTTGAGCTTGGGTTTAAGCCAGAAGTTGACACTATCTGAAAGAATTCACCAATGGTTATGTTCGTCATAGGAGCTGACACTAGCTGCATTACCCGCAACGACCTCCCAAAGGACAGCTCTATAATTCATCAAGGTCGGCTATTTCACCTCTCAGCTGCAGAAGCGCTCTCTTTATACCCATAATATATGGCACATTCACATTAGCtggattttgaaaaataactgCATACGACAGGTGAAATCTGAATCTGAAGTATAATGACATTGAAAATGGAGGGGAGGGGGTTCACTGAGTTCACAGCTAGGTTGCTAAATTCAAAATGTACCATAGCATAGGGATCTCAGTTGTACTGTTTGTAGGAAATGTTTGTAActggtaacacattatttgacagcggcatcatacaactgtcataagaccaaatgaaccaccatgaatcaTTGATTCAAAAAGCTTCGTTTGGCCATTGCTGCTCCCTTGCGGGAGACtgtcaacctttgctgccacctgctgtcaacactgttgtcgtccaacatgcctcctaacatgccttgcagcgctacagatgtaaataacaaatcaaaattcatgttctgtgctaattatgtcttcagttactgttccaattatttcattaattgctagttatggtatttggcaacattgttcatagataagcagcACCGGACtagaagccgcagctgtcctcactgtattatgggatagttacaccataagatattaaccggtaacactttgagAGTGGTGAATTAAGACtgccattagacaatcataatcatgtcatgacactgtcatgagtgttaatgaatgcttataacagatgtaatttattgttatccgacaaattatctcacttttgaatggatgtaaaagatccaagatgaacataaatggagttagtaacatactTTGCTGAATGACACTAAATCAcatcggtcataagcattcagtaatggccatgatggtgtcatgtcataattatgactgtcttatgacagtcttacgacgccactgtcaaataaagtgttacttattacctaaatatatcaacaaataagacgcactggactataagctgaagGATTCAGAATGAAGGAgaaaagtagcgtcttatatTCCGAAAAATTACCGTATTAAGAAAGGGTAATCTTATTTTAGCTGTCTAAACAGTATTTCTCCACAacatatacattttatttcGCAAACAGACATTGTGGAAGTTGATGTGATTGACTCCTTTGATATCTTCCTGAGTCCCCAGAAGTTACCCTTAATGCTTGGGTAATGAGGtacacaaatacttatttcttaAATTGAAAATGATCTTTAAAGTATGAATGATCCAACACAGCCTACTACACACACAGCCATATCTCCGCTGACAGTTGCAAGTCTCACTGCCTAAACAAGATGTCTTTTGTTGTAGGAACAAAATAGACCTGTGGGAGGCAATATGATATCAGATAATACCAAGAAGTATAAAGTGTAGCTGAACTAGAAGCAAGACAAACTGTTAGCTTTTTTGGTAACTGCATTGTGTGTGCAAATTCTTTCCTGTGACGTGTCTTCCAGTGTGGTCCGCTGTTTGCTAATTTGCTGAttcttcttggaagaaaaatgaaattcaCCCTGTGTGAACGCATAGGACTGCACAAAAGACCGCAGTGGTTTTGCCTCTGGCGGATTATGGAAGTCATATCTGAGGTGAATTACTGCTCTAGGTGACCTTGTTTTGTTAAGAGTATAATTGAAAAGTGAACATTTTTGTCATTTAAGCTCACTGGATCCTCTCTGGAAAATGATAGCCTTGATGTAACGTGAAAAAGACAAGCAGAGGTTTGGCAATTCAGGTGTGATATGATGACTTTGAGTGGGGTAACTACTAAGACAGCTAATGAACCGTCCAAAGTCAGCGGTTTCTCAACCTTTAAGTTTTTATAGTGAAGGAAGCACTATCAACACTATATGTATTACTATATCATCAAGTTTGCCAGGTCAAGTAGTGAACAAGGCTTTGCTCAGTGAACCTATGCCGCAATTCAGGCAGAGAGACTTCTTCCTGACAGGCAGACTGATTCACCGCTACTCAAGGACGTGGCAAGTGTGTTCACCTGTGCAAATTTGCTATCTGCTCTCATTCGTTACCCACGGATCCTTTAGGAAGAGCCTCTGAGTTGATGGCCAAGTGTGGAAAGGCCACTGAGGAAGAAACCATAGCTGTGGATGAGCCTGCAGCTGAACAAATGTCCAAATAAACTGAagaaattactgtatttttcggactataagtcgcacctgagtataagtcgcaccagccataaaatgcccaacaaagaggaaaaaaaacatatataagtcgtacTGGattataaatggtaaatggtgttacacttatatagcgcttttccagtcacatttctgggggaaatttacttgataaaatccaacacatactgtagaacagatatgtcatcttgaaaggcaatttaaaataaaaaaatacaatagagaacaacatgattaataagtgtacagtatgataatgtaacatgatgcatgaacaaggaaatgtgaacgtggccgAAATGtacatgtaacatagctattaagagtaattcagataactatagcataaggaacatgctaacaagtttaccaaaccatcattgTCACTCTAaagcaccaaaataacatgtgtaatgatataataatctgttaataatttcacacataagtcgctccagagtataagtcgcaccgccagccaaactataaaaaaaaactgcgacttatagtccgaaaaatacggtatgcacAACATTATAACCAAATGCACAATAAAACAATATCCAAAATAAGAGTGGAATAACATAGTTTAATAATGCTCAGTTATTATGTAAATTACTTTCAATGTTCTTAAGGTTGCAGTTTGCAGTCCGGTAAAACTTTACATCACACTGAGAACACTATATAATTTTCGCCTGTCATCTAATTGATGGATGTACGTAaccaaaatattaaatacagGTCTGTGCCAAAATATACAATGTGTTCCCCAAAATGTTATGTTGATTGATTAAATCCTgttcatattattttatattttaatgagatatgaaataccgGTGCCTACATTTAATATAAAactaaaaatgggtaaaaaattGATATCCTAGTAAACTGGCTTCTGCTGATTTTATTATGCATTTTAGACTtaacgtaattttcggactataaggccaacctgactataagctgccacctacCAAAttagacacgaaaacggcatttgttcatagataaaccgcactggactataagatgcatctgtcctcactgtatttttggatagttacaccaaaagatattaaccggtaacactttattggacagcagcatcataagactgtcataagacataatGAAACATCATGAGTCTCTGAAccatttggctgcaaagcttcattgcttcaagatgcttcatttggccatcattgctcgcttggggagacagtcaacctctgctgccacctgctgtcaacactgttgtcatccaacatgcctcctagcatgcattgtggcactacagaaaatgaatgttctgtgccaattatttcttcagttactgttccagttgtttcattaattgctagttatggtatttggtaacactttgacagtggcatcataaaacAGTCATAAGAAAATcacaattatgatatgacactgtcttgagcattaatgaatgcgtataacagatgtcatttagtgtcatctgggaaatgatcttacttttgaatggatgtaaacaatccaaactggacataaatggagttagtgacgtcatttgccagatgacaattaatgacatctgtcataagcgttcTGTAATGcccatgtcataaatatgacggtcttatggtagtcttatgacgccgctgtcaaaaaaagtgttacatattaacccaataaatcaacaaataagccacactggactataaaccacaggattcGAAATAAGGGGGAAAAGGTAGCggattatagtctgaaaattacggtatttttatttttaattttgccaCTGTTAAATTTATGTTGAATAGTCTTGTGTTTTATGTTAAATGTTTATCTTCATATGCACAGTACTTTTCTGTTGTACCTGGGTAAAACTGAGTTGACAAGTGAGTTGAGTTTGATGAAGCTCGAATTCATgaggaaataaataattatcttagtgaaattattattaaaagtgatatatttttatttacatatttttttcattaaaaaaaaaaaaaaaaaaaacagctcctttttatttaattgtttatttttatcagATATTCCGATTCCTAATTATGTCCATTTTAGGTGGCACACCTTATAAACAAAAGTGAGAGTGTGGATCAAAACAACTTAATTCATGCATCTTTTGTGCCGCTTATCCGATTATTTTAAAATGCAGCATTTGTGATGCAGCACTTGTATTACGCTCTTTCAATTTTACTAGTGTAAAGTGTAATgactgtaactataattaatgtatttattgtaGTTTTTGGACTATTAGGGCCCCCGGATAATAAGGCGCACACACCATCAATGTACAAATGAATTTTCATACATAAGGCGTACCTTATTATTAGGCACATTTGTGCATCAATATTCTGCAGTTGTCATTTGTTCTTATCTTTTAACAGtgtaataaatattttatttattaatgtatGATGTATTTATTAATGGGTTTATAAACAATGAATGTGTGTCTTGAGCACTTTACTGGAGCAGTATAATACAGTTATACCAccccctaaaaaaaacaaaaaaacaaaataggtTCGAGGTCTTTAATTACAACCAGAATTCATCAATAAAGCGCACTCACTGGTTTAAAAGGTGCGTTGTCGATTTTAGGGGgaaaatgtaaaattttaagtGTGCCTTTCAGTCAGAAAAATATGATAATCATTTTTCATGATGCtgagaaaaaatgtattttcacaTCTGTCAGAATGACATGCCTTTTTGGATCCCTGTAGGTGAACGGCAAATGTAGATTGgacttttaacattttttatgaACCCCTAACAGTGTATATATGGTATTAGTAAATTTCCCATTAATACTGTAACATTTACAGTATAAATATATGCATTAAACTACTTTTCAGTCGTGAGCCCAGTAAATCTGTAAAGAAATTTCAATTTCTaaggaaatttttttaaatgtctaatTTGATGCTGACATGCAATGATGGAGCTGGAGTTTGTGTTTTGGTACCTGACACGTGGTCCATCATCAGTTAACAGCGGGTGAGAGTGTGGCAGGCTGCAGCAGGGCACGTTATACACAGACACTTGTATCGAGATGAATTGGCCGCTTCTATGTGGATTTGTCACTCAAACAGCCCCGCTCGGACCTCTCGCCATAAAAGTGCACTAAATGCTGAACATGGCAACGACACTGTCAcactttttgttgcacttcgacAATGTGGGCGCTCTTAACAAAGTTGAATTTCCAATATGGTTGGAGAGGTTGTTGTTGTCGAGCGGGTTGTTGTCATGTCCCCGCAGTGcctgtagtggtgctgtgagggaGTCTGCCGTGGATCTGACAAAATCCTTAGCACCCTACCTACTGCTTAAAATTTGATCGGGCGCTTATTTCACATGCATCCGAAAATCAAGTCGCGCCTGGCTCGATGAAGATCACTCTTGTTAATCTATCTCGGGACATCGATGCACGAATAGCCTAGCGGATCGTATTAAGACATTTCGGCCGTCTATCTGGGGGCGAATACCGTACAGCGGCCCGTACCAATTCAAGGTAAGTGAGACCTCGACTTCGAGTTGTGGCTAAACCGTTGCGCGCACCCTTCCGCTGGGGAGGTGACGACCACTCGACGCCGGTGCCGCTGAAGCTAACAGGCCTGTAACGGTCGAATATTAgtctaaatattttaacatcatTCTTTGTCAGTATAAACATAACGTGGAGTTATGATGTCTAATTATTTTGTAAAGCTTTCTCAAGCCTAATTTCCCAACGATATCAACgtcaataaatatatatagattttttttttttttaactgccccccccccccaaacaggCCTCAACTTAGTGTGGAGCGCTATTGTTTGTATCTGTTTATGAGtaatgtttttatacaattaaataaattgtttggttttatatatattatgtgTTTACTCTCAATTTACGGTTTAAATGGCAAATGATGAATATACACATAGAGCCCCGCAGTGTTTCGCCATTTGTCGAGGTTTCCGTTTCCTGGTTAGCTACCGCCTACTAATTCGTGTTTTTAGCTTCCTTAGCTAGCTAGCTTAACAAATATTGGAGGTTTCAAAGCAGCCGagaggtaaataaaaataaccaCGGAGCAGTTTACTAGAATGtgtttgtgattaaaaaaaacctcACGTAGCTGCCATGTCcggttaactctacttttggagaaaatacaatttaaaaacgTCTTTTCGGACTACATGCTAACATTTAGAAGCTAGCTCCGTCCGACAGACATTTGCTAGTTATCGTTTGTAAGCAACCCTTAGTCACTAATTTCATTATTGGTAagcaatatatttaacaatgtcATTATTGTTGCTACCTTCAATTATAACCCTATAATTGTGTGCTATGTGAAAACTGGCGTGTGCGATACCCACTCGGACCCGCTATACTCAATGATAGCAGTTGCTTAGATAGATGGGTTGCGCTTATAAGTGACCTGTAGCTTAGTGTTTACAGTACATTAACCCTCGAGTCTCATTTCTTTCAACGATACACACAACCGTGCTTATCTATGTACATGTGTAAGTGTCCATTCTGGCGATTGTTGACAACTTCAGTTCACGTGACACTTGGACCACATTTTTGGAGTGTAAAACATTAATTTCAATTATATACTTGCCGGCAGGACACTTATAAGTAGATTAGGCTTGTTTTTGGATTGTCACTTCCGAAGTTTTAATGTATTCATCACACAATTAGGtgataaataatattacttttgCCATTATTACATCTATTTGATATCCAACTTAATAAAGCTCATGCAATAGTTTACTTTTAGTGATCATGAGTTCAGTTCAACGAACCAATAGAATATACAGTGGATCCGCGTTAGTGGAACAACTGTAGTATCACTGACTATTGTGCTAAATTGTATTACTAGTGAGCACAAAAAAGCATAGGGATGTGTACAACTGAAATATATAATgcagaatttttaaatttttgcgtGTGTTAATAATGTCATTCTTGCTTTTCCCCCTGACTCTATCCCATCAGCTGATGTTGTCAAGGACAAGAGTCACGTGATGTATGAAGGCAAACACATACATTTCTCAGAGGTGGACAATAAGCCGTTGTGCTCATACAGCCCAAAGCTCTGCAAGCAGCGCAGACTCAATGGCTACGCTTTCTGCATTCGGCATGTTTTGGAAGACAAGACCGCCCCCTTCAAACAGTGTGAATATGTGGCCAAGTATAACAGTCAGCGGTGTACCAACCCCATCCCTAAGTCAGAGGATCGCAGGTGCGTAATTACAGTGCTCTGTAGTCATCATTTTGCATTTAACATGTGAGTGGCTGGTAGTGAGCAGTCCAGACAGAGGCATCTGGGTGTTTTACTGGTAGACCTGTACACACGTGGCCTAACACATTGTTTAAAAAGCGGAATTAACACTTATGTTTCAGGTACTGTAACAGCCACCTGCAGGTCCTCGGCTTCATCCCAAAGAAGGAACGGAAGAAGAAACACGATGCTCTGGAGGAAATGCGTTCGCGGGCCCACCTGGAGTCGGTGGCTCTGAACATAACACTGCCCTCCTTACCTTTACCCTTGGCTTCCAACGGTCTGAACGAACTTCCGCCATCGCCACCCTGTTCGCGTCTACTAGCCCTTCCCGACGGGGAACTCCTGGATCCATTTACCTTTTACGAGGATGATACGGACGGGGAGGAGATTGGTCCTCTTCGTAAAAGCAACGCCATCAAGAAGAAGTTGCAGAGTCGGCTGGTGCTGAACCAGAAAATCTGCCGGGACGTAGACCCTTTCCAGACACCTTCTGAGCACTTTAGTCCCACCCCTGTGCCCCGTGTGCACCCCTCCTCTCCGCTCAACACGCACGCCccacggcagcagtcaggtcttATCCAGCCACCCCCTCAGCAGGGTCTATTATGCAATCCAGCACCACCTCAGACAGTCAACTACTTGCCTCCTGGGACACCCGTTAATGCAACACCCAGTCCCGCGCAGCCATCGGGGCCGtcgctcagcaggaaaacacctTTTGCTTCCAATCACGTGGTGGTCATGCGGCCCACCTCCTACTCGTCGTCGGCCCGCTGCCTAGCCAGGTTGCAGCATTTAGTACAGCTTTGTGCTAAGAGACACCAGGAATACGGAGACTTCTTTCCTCATTTAGGTGCTTATCTGGACACTGCATGCGATAATTGGGGTTAATTTATACAAGGACTTTTTCTAACAAGTTCTCTTGCAGGACTGGACTGGTCGGAGGACAGTGCTGACAATGACGATGATGATGAAGAAGACGAAGCAGAAAGATTTATTCCAGGCTTGAGCAGTTGGAGACCACAGAACGGGTCAGTAACCAAACATTGGCACGCAAATCAGCCTAGCGTCTCCATTGACGATGACGACGAATAAATGTCTATTCCCGAAATAGGTCGGAGGACGACACGGGCTCCTCGCGAAGTACGCGATTGCTGAGACTTTGCTCATACTTGCAGCAGAAGTACAAGCACATGTGTAGGCAGGAGAGGGCGAGTATCCGCCAGAAAAGGTACCGCTACGCTTTCCGCAAAGCGTTGGTGCACGCTGCCAGTAAAGATCCAGACTGTGCTGGGCAGCTTGTCCAGGAGATGCGTGGTGCCTCTCAAAGCCCCTCAAGGTAGtgtcaaaaattatttttgaagtCATTTTTCAGTCAGTTAAACAAACTTCCTCTTGTTTAGCGCTGGTTCAGGGCGTCACCACGGTGGGGCAACTGCAAGACTCCACAACATGGATCCAGGCACGTGTACAGGCAGCACAAAAGGCCAGGCCTGCGACAACCGAGCGCTGCCCTTCACTAAACATTGTTTTCAGCGTATCCTTCCTAGTTTGTGTACGCAGTTTAATTCAGTTCAATGTTCATAAACGTACCATCCgggttttttcttcttccttaaCTCCTGTCTGTAGACATTCTGTTGAATCGCTCACAGCAGCTGTTTGCAAGCTGCACCGCAAAGTTTGCAGACGGTCAACAGTGCTCCGTTCCCGTGTTTGATATCACGCATCAGACGCCACTCTGTGAAGAGCATGCCAAAAAGATGGTGAGTTCATCATTTACAATCATCTTCACAAATGGGGACGCACTCGTAtataacaggcatgaaaatcactctcctttgaagtcaaaaagggtgacctacgtgaattgtgtacatccgaggagaacatttttagggtgggggggggtcttgagtccatctaactaactaacgacatgttttattgaagttgctaagcctgtcgcgatatgcaatgagaccATTTATCGCGAGGTAAATAAaagtgagggcggtaattttcacggctgccttttatcaccgcgtgcgagcatacatttgtgcgtgcgtgtagatgacatatgagactccaattgttgtgtccagatgtttattggtcaacaacacgccgtagaattacagttcacacatacaaaataaggaaacacatctacattaaacactgtaaacgttagcattgctacactgagaccaatggggaaaaaagacaacttactttagcctgctataaaacattggcagtcttttccaaaacgcaaacttgcggttaaaaggtgacacttcaaacaggaaaaattgctggttaacagcatttgctaacggcaacaacaaaaaaaaaaaaaaaaatctaatagcgacaccacaagcaatgccgaaaagtgctttttgcggagtgtaaagttgttagaggtttagcgaacgtacttccggtgaacatttcaaaataaaagcatgtcacgtttgtcatataaatagtgatttctggagttaatcccacatatttcagaattaatactataatatgtaaatactataatactacagaattcagattttacactaagaattactttaaaatgacaccctttttaaaaaatatgattggcaattaatattataattattataatactattatatatagcagtatactataataatgatgctagacattttttaataagaatatagcagtatactataataatgatgctagacattttttaataagaattgttttgaataatggaaaggcgaagtcagtgttctggatctgtttacattccattctttcggactagtaaatgctatcagcatttaacctcagtgttcatgtgtgattaattattgttatttagatgtttatttgcactttaataaagaatttaagtgttccaaaatgttttatgGATtggtaagcgtcaacaaaaatttaattgctaaattagttggaaaaaaaaaaatattagtcgactaattgtaaaaatagttggctgaATAGTCGggggaaaattagtcgtttgggatatatttcctccacacccttctcacttttttaacccctgacccattttcatgcctgatataaATTCTCTTTTGCACACAGGATAACTTCCTACGTGGGGACGGCAATCGGCGAGTGCAACAACACCATCACCAACACCACCACCATCACCACCACCAGCAACAGCACCAGCGTAAGCCACGCAAAAAGACCAAACCACCGGCgctcaccaaaaaacacaagaagaAGAGGAAATTGCCACGGCGGCCTCAGAAACCCATTCCTCCCGCGCTGCCTCAGAGCTACCTGGGACTGCCGACAATGAGCCTCGGCGTCTCTACACAGGCCAGCATCAGGTCTGGATGAACCTACGACGTTGCACCGTACATTCATGCAGGTTTGTAACGTTGCCGTGTTCTTTGGCAGGAGCCCATCGACTCCAGAATTGAGTACAGATGAACTTCCTGACGATATCACCAATGAAATGGAAGACATTCCGAATGACCTCGAGCTAAACCAGGAGGATTTTTCTGATGTTCTACCCAGACTACCTGATGATCTTCAGGATTTCGACTTGTTTGAAGGTGCCCTAACAAGTGCACATTTACATCTAAACTTAGACATTctgatttttaacatttttccaGTTCTGAAAGTGTGAGAACCCACAAGTGACAGGAAAAAATGCATGCAAGTATTAGCTGTTATTCTAGTCTGCTGCATACTCGTGACCAAATTGTTGTAGTACCAAGCCTCATCAGTTGGAGGTGTATTGGTGCCACTGGATACCATAATTGTTTTGTGTATTGCCTAGCATAAGTTTCCACTGAATAATAAGTTTAGATCTAACAGTTGAAGTGTATGTGTTTAGGCAAGAACGGGGAGTTGCTGCCCACCACAGAAGAGGCGGAGGAGCTGGTGCGCGCCTTGCAGGCCATGGGGTCCTACCCGGACTCCTTGGTATGTCTGACCTCCATAGGAGACCTCGCCCCCTCAGAAGGAGTGGACCACCGAGCCATGACGGTCTTTTCCGGCGCGGTCCAACCGGGGGGCATGGCAGACATCCTTCACAGTCGCCTCCCGACGGACAACTTTCCAAGCCTGGAACTAGAGGACAACAT
It includes:
- the ino80da gene encoding INO80 complex subunit Da — protein: MYEGKHIHFSEVDNKPLCSYSPKLCKQRRLNGYAFCIRHVLEDKTAPFKQCEYVAKYNSQRCTNPIPKSEDRRYCNSHLQVLGFIPKKERKKKHDALEEMRSRAHLESVALNITLPSLPLPLASNGLNELPPSPPCSRLLALPDGELLDPFTFYEDDTDGEEIGPLRKSNAIKKKLQSRLVLNQKICRDVDPFQTPSEHFSPTPVPRVHPSSPLNTHAPRQQSGLIQPPPQQGLLCNPAPPQTVNYLPPGTPVNATPSPAQPSGPSLSRKTPFASNHVVVMRPTSYSSSARCLARLQHLVQLCAKRHQEYGDFFPHLGLDWSEDSADNDDDDEEDEAERFIPGLSSWRPQNGSEDDTGSSRSTRLLRLCSYLQQKYKHMCRQERASIRQKRYRYAFRKALVHAASKDPDCAGQLVQEMRGASQSPSSAGSGRHHGGATARLHNMDPGTCTGSTKGQACDNRALPFTKHCFQHILLNRSQQLFASCTAKFADGQQCSVPVFDITHQTPLCEEHAKKMDNFLRGDGNRRVQQHHHQHHHHHHHQQQHQRKPRKKTKPPALTKKHKKKRKLPRRPQKPIPPALPQSYLGLPTMSLGVSTQASIRSPSTPELSTDELPDDITNEMEDIPNDLELNQEDFSDVLPRLPDDLQDFDLFEGKNGELLPTTEEAEELVRALQAMGSYPDSLVCLTSIGDLAPSEGVDHRAMTVFSGAVQPGGMADILHSRLPTDNFPSLELEDNILQSTAGHFPPSSPSQPTDLPQTLPASSAAPLAQAPERTFTCTRPPHILAKSEAATASPYSDQIPSSPQDSPFQTDAPLLLEPPRSSWNNLPLADPAQFGNLMAAESHLISTSLSTPPAGAHGVNSVTLQPLAAPLGPLSSSPHDSLTSLQPKQQLPQFSAAFGHQLASHSGIPNDLQPSHSSTAPPAGFSIVSATTASANSASTPFTQSN